In Haloterrigena turkmenica DSM 5511, a single genomic region encodes these proteins:
- a CDS encoding metal-dependent transcriptional regulator yields the protein MNTADQYLKAIYLAQRIEDGPASTGTLADLLEVSPASVNEMIGKLEDRGLVDHEKYKGASLTDEGLGRAHDALQTYCIIERFLANVLEVEEYQDEARALESVIDDTVAERLDTIIDRPGECPDCFDADRDACERLEVGDGCAD from the coding sequence ATGAACACTGCAGACCAATATCTCAAGGCGATCTATCTGGCTCAACGCATCGAGGACGGCCCCGCATCGACCGGCACGCTCGCGGACTTGCTCGAGGTCAGTCCGGCCAGCGTCAATGAGATGATCGGCAAACTCGAGGACCGGGGACTCGTCGACCACGAGAAGTACAAGGGCGCGAGTCTGACCGACGAGGGACTCGGGCGCGCCCACGACGCCCTCCAGACCTACTGTATCATCGAACGCTTTCTCGCGAACGTCCTCGAAGTCGAGGAGTATCAGGACGAAGCTCGCGCCTTAGAGAGCGTCATCGACGACACCGTCGCGGAGCGCCTCGACACGATCATCGACCGACCCGGCGAGTGTCCCGACTGTTTCGACGCCGACCGGGACGCCTGTGAGCGACTCGAGGTCGGCGACGGCTGTGCGGACTAA
- the sufD gene encoding Fe-S cluster assembly protein SufD: MSAGTQVHANLTEEQVREISGDLDEPEWLLETRLEALEALDSLDMPDVIKTPGREWTNLHELDFESLVDPLNAAENKDQVGPDEADVLSWADAVQEHEELLKEHFGSIVDPQENYLTALSTALFSTGTVIYVPEGVDAEDVAIRTEQNSRSLFNYTLVVTEESSSVTILERQSTGEEAEEQYYSGVVEVAAGENSYVQYGSLQNLSEEAYNFTVKRGVTDTYATIDWIEGNLGTQLTKTEVSTELRGDSSETQIVGAFYGHNDQHFDLDAKVWHRAEHTTADLITRGVIDDISRSVYEGVQDVGADAWDTSSYQRENTLMLSDESEADASPQLIINNHDTEASHSATVGQIDAEDLFYMTSRGVDPRSARNMLVEGFFVPVLEEIDVDELRDDLEELIGARLRQRD, translated from the coding sequence ATGAGCGCAGGAACACAGGTACACGCCAATCTGACCGAAGAACAGGTACGCGAAATCAGCGGCGATCTCGACGAGCCCGAGTGGCTCTTAGAGACCCGTCTCGAGGCCCTCGAGGCTCTCGACTCCCTCGACATGCCCGACGTCATCAAGACGCCGGGACGGGAGTGGACGAACCTCCACGAGCTGGACTTCGAGTCGCTGGTGGACCCGCTGAACGCGGCCGAGAATAAGGACCAGGTCGGTCCCGACGAGGCGGACGTCCTCTCGTGGGCCGACGCGGTCCAGGAACACGAGGAGCTCCTCAAGGAGCACTTCGGCAGCATCGTCGATCCCCAGGAAAACTACCTGACGGCGCTCTCGACGGCGCTCTTTAGCACCGGGACGGTCATCTACGTCCCCGAAGGCGTCGACGCCGAGGACGTCGCTATCCGAACCGAGCAGAACTCCCGCTCGCTGTTCAACTACACGCTCGTCGTCACCGAGGAGTCGTCCTCGGTCACAATCCTCGAGCGACAGTCGACCGGCGAGGAAGCCGAGGAGCAGTACTACAGCGGCGTCGTCGAAGTCGCCGCCGGCGAGAACAGCTACGTCCAGTACGGCAGCCTCCAGAACCTCTCGGAGGAGGCCTACAACTTCACCGTCAAGCGCGGCGTCACCGACACCTACGCCACGATCGACTGGATCGAGGGCAATCTCGGCACGCAGCTGACCAAGACCGAGGTCTCGACGGAGCTTCGCGGCGACTCCTCGGAGACGCAGATCGTCGGGGCCTTCTACGGCCACAACGATCAGCACTTCGACCTCGATGCGAAGGTCTGGCATCGTGCGGAGCACACGACTGCAGACCTAATCACCCGCGGCGTCATCGACGACATCTCCCGATCGGTCTACGAGGGCGTCCAGGACGTCGGTGCCGACGCCTGGGACACGAGCTCGTACCAGCGCGAGAACACGCTGATGCTCTCCGACGAGAGCGAGGCCGACGCCTCCCCCCAGCTGATCATCAACAACCACGACACCGAGGCCAGCCACTCCGCGACGGTCGGCCAGATCGACGCGGAGGACCTGTTCTACATGACCTCCCGCGGTGTCGACCCCCGCTCGGCTCGCAACATGCTCGTCGAGGGCTTCTTCGTGCCCGTCCTCGAGGAGATCGACGTCGACGAACTCCGCGACGATCTCGAGGAACTGATCGGCGCGCGTCTTCGCCAGCGCGACTAA
- a CDS encoding tumor suppressor TSBF1-like protein — translation MSLGQRVSSDHQLTRLLQIGVVLEEVVESRAAHHLDSLPPEERAAIDEEVRELLEEAADESADHRERLEALIDDLEADTVAYEEINALVDAQYGPPEDTDGVLYDQLANEETAYKFYDDLIDAIEASDGEFAIERERLLETLYEIREEEKEGVEEVTEIMEHRA, via the coding sequence ATGAGTCTGGGACAGCGCGTCTCGAGCGACCACCAGCTAACCCGATTGCTCCAGATCGGGGTCGTGCTGGAGGAGGTCGTCGAGTCACGCGCCGCCCACCACCTCGATTCGCTGCCCCCCGAAGAGCGTGCGGCAATCGACGAGGAGGTGCGGGAGTTGCTCGAGGAGGCCGCCGACGAGTCGGCCGACCACCGCGAGCGGCTCGAGGCGCTGATCGACGATCTCGAGGCCGACACCGTCGCGTACGAGGAAATTAATGCGTTAGTCGACGCCCAGTACGGGCCGCCGGAGGACACCGACGGCGTCCTCTACGATCAACTGGCCAACGAGGAAACGGCCTACAAGTTCTACGACGACCTGATCGATGCGATCGAAGCCTCCGACGGCGAGTTCGCCATCGAGCGCGAGCGCCTCCTCGAGACCCTCTACGAGATCCGCGAGGAGGAAAAAGAAGGCGTCGAAGAAGTGACCGAGATCATGGAGCACAGAGCATGA
- a CDS encoding DNA-directed DNA polymerase — protein MTEAGQSGLTDFGGESDDADERPEEEAVAVAGNGGSSAAEVIDVIEETLPESQGELELAVMQVDYTIAGYGDEERPIMHVFGRTPDETLEHVQIVGFQPYFYAPTDSLEQAPEEQYDRLTGSREVGEDGEPYESIRGEELTKIFGQTPRDVGQIRDDFEHYEADILFPNRFLIDKDIRSGMRVPERRADDDSLVVPHDEVEAVDVDAEPRVNTFDIEVDDRSGFPEDGEEPIVCLTSHDSYRDEYIMWLYEAPIGDGPIPEEIEEYDPIEGEIDHEVRAFEDEEAMLEAFIEYVEETDPDVLTGWNFEDFDAPYFLDRLEELEGPHHDYDLSIDRLSRVDEVWRSNWGGPDIKGRVVFDLLYGYQRMVFSELDSYRLDAVGEEELGVGKERYAGDIGDLWEDDPTKLLEYNLRDVELCVELDRQQEIIPFWDEVRSFVGCKLEDAPTPGDAVDMYVLHEAYGRFALPSKGQQEAGEEYEGGAVFEPITGVKENVTVLDLKSLYPMCMTTINASPETKVDPDEYDGETYVAPIGDDEIHFRKEPDGVMREMITELLAEREEKKELRNEHEPGSLEYEQYDRQQGAVKVIMNSLYGVSGWEQFRLYDKEAASAITATGREVIEFTETAANELDYQVTYGDTDSVMLELGPEISKDEAIEQSFEIEEHINGRYDDFAREDLNAEAHRFQIEFEKLYRRFFQAGKKKRYAGHIVWKEGKDVNDIDIVGFEYQRSDIAPITKEVQHRVIEMIVREGDVEGAKEYVNGIIEDVRTGDISLEEIAIPGGIGKRLDNYDTDTAQVRGAKYANLLLGTNFQRGSKPKRLYLDRVDPSFFARLEDEGKFDARTDPLYGAFKRDPDVICFEYEDQIPPEFEVDYDKMLEKTLKGPISRILEALDVSWDEVKSGQEQKGLDSFM, from the coding sequence ATGACTGAGGCGGGCCAATCCGGACTCACGGACTTCGGCGGCGAGTCCGACGACGCGGACGAGCGGCCGGAGGAAGAGGCGGTTGCCGTCGCCGGCAACGGCGGCTCGAGCGCCGCCGAAGTAATCGACGTAATCGAGGAGACCCTGCCCGAATCGCAGGGGGAACTCGAACTCGCGGTGATGCAGGTCGATTACACCATCGCGGGCTACGGCGACGAGGAGCGGCCGATCATGCACGTCTTCGGGCGCACGCCCGACGAGACGCTCGAGCACGTACAGATCGTCGGCTTCCAGCCGTACTTTTACGCGCCGACGGACAGCCTCGAGCAAGCGCCCGAGGAGCAGTACGACCGGCTGACGGGCAGCCGAGAGGTCGGCGAGGACGGCGAGCCCTACGAGAGCATCCGGGGAGAGGAACTCACCAAAATATTCGGCCAGACGCCCCGGGACGTCGGACAGATCCGCGATGATTTCGAGCACTACGAGGCCGACATCCTCTTTCCCAACCGGTTCCTGATCGACAAGGACATCCGCAGCGGGATGCGGGTGCCCGAACGCCGCGCCGACGACGACTCGCTCGTGGTTCCCCACGATGAGGTCGAGGCCGTCGACGTCGACGCCGAGCCCCGCGTCAACACGTTCGACATCGAGGTCGACGACCGCTCGGGCTTCCCCGAGGACGGCGAGGAGCCGATCGTCTGTCTCACCAGCCACGACTCCTACCGCGACGAGTACATCATGTGGCTCTACGAGGCCCCGATCGGCGACGGCCCGATCCCCGAGGAAATCGAGGAGTACGACCCGATCGAGGGCGAGATCGATCACGAGGTCCGCGCCTTCGAAGACGAAGAGGCGATGCTCGAGGCCTTCATCGAGTACGTCGAGGAGACCGATCCCGACGTCCTCACGGGCTGGAACTTCGAGGACTTCGACGCGCCGTACTTCCTCGACCGCCTCGAGGAACTCGAGGGGCCCCACCACGACTACGACCTCTCGATCGACCGCCTCTCGCGGGTCGACGAGGTCTGGCGCAGCAACTGGGGCGGTCCGGACATCAAGGGCCGAGTGGTCTTCGACCTGCTGTACGGCTACCAGCGGATGGTCTTCTCGGAACTCGACTCCTACCGGCTCGACGCCGTCGGCGAGGAGGAGTTGGGCGTGGGCAAGGAACGCTACGCCGGCGACATCGGCGACCTCTGGGAGGACGACCCCACGAAACTGCTCGAGTACAACCTCCGGGACGTCGAACTCTGCGTCGAACTCGACCGCCAACAGGAGATCATCCCGTTCTGGGACGAGGTGCGATCGTTCGTCGGCTGTAAACTCGAGGACGCCCCGACGCCCGGCGATGCGGTCGACATGTACGTCCTCCACGAGGCGTACGGCCGCTTCGCCCTCCCCTCGAAGGGCCAGCAGGAGGCCGGCGAGGAGTACGAGGGCGGCGCCGTCTTCGAGCCGATCACGGGCGTCAAGGAGAACGTCACCGTGCTCGACCTGAAGTCGCTGTACCCGATGTGCATGACGACGATCAACGCCTCGCCCGAGACGAAGGTCGACCCCGACGAGTACGACGGGGAGACCTACGTCGCGCCGATCGGCGACGACGAGATTCACTTCCGGAAGGAACCGGACGGCGTCATGCGCGAGATGATCACCGAGTTGCTCGCCGAGCGCGAGGAGAAGAAGGAGCTGCGAAACGAGCACGAGCCCGGGAGCCTCGAGTACGAGCAGTACGACCGCCAGCAGGGCGCGGTGAAAGTCATCATGAACTCGCTGTACGGCGTCTCCGGCTGGGAACAGTTCCGGCTGTACGACAAGGAGGCCGCTTCGGCGATCACCGCGACCGGGCGCGAAGTCATCGAGTTCACGGAGACCGCCGCGAACGAACTCGACTATCAGGTCACCTACGGCGACACCGACAGCGTGATGCTCGAGCTGGGCCCCGAGATTTCGAAGGACGAGGCCATCGAGCAGTCGTTCGAGATCGAGGAGCACATCAACGGCCGCTACGACGACTTCGCGCGAGAGGATCTGAACGCAGAAGCCCACCGCTTCCAGATCGAGTTCGAGAAGCTCTATCGGCGGTTCTTCCAAGCGGGCAAGAAGAAACGTTACGCCGGCCACATCGTCTGGAAGGAAGGCAAGGACGTCAACGACATCGACATCGTCGGCTTCGAGTACCAGCGCTCTGACATTGCGCCAATCACCAAGGAGGTCCAACACCGGGTCATCGAGATGATCGTCCGCGAGGGCGACGTCGAGGGCGCCAAGGAGTACGTCAACGGGATCATCGAGGACGTCCGCACGGGCGACATTTCCCTCGAGGAGATCGCCATTCCGGGCGGGATCGGCAAGCGCCTCGATAACTACGACACCGACACGGCACAGGTTCGCGGCGCGAAGTACGCGAACCTGCTGTTGGGGACCAACTTCCAGCGCGGGAGCAAGCCCAAGCGCCTCTACCTCGACCGCGTCGATCCGTCGTTCTTCGCGCGACTCGAGGACGAAGGGAAATTCGACGCTCGAACCGATCCCCTCTACGGCGCGTTCAAGCGTGACCCTGACGTGATCTGCTTCGAGTACGAGGATCAGATTCCGCCGGAGTTCGAAGTCGACTACGACAAGATGCTCGAGAAGACCCTGAAGGGACCGATTTCGCGGATCCTCGAGGCGCTGGACGTCTCGTGGGACGAAGTGAAAAGCGGCCAGGAGCAGAAAGGCTTAGACAGCTTCATGTAG
- the sufB gene encoding Fe-S cluster assembly protein SufB codes for MSSDQDHLKETDTEARFEFKKEENSAVRSGKGLTEEVIRMISEDKDEPDWMLERRLRALEQYQNMPMPSGWPGMPDLSELDVEEIIPYIRPDVDKREGVDDWTELPDEIKDTFDKLGIPEAEKNALSGVGAQYESEVVYQNMQEQWEEKGVIFCNMDKAVQDHPELVKEHFMTTCVPPSDNKFAALHGAVWSGGSFVYVPEDVTVEMPVQAYFRMNSEGMGQFEHTLIIAEEGSEVHYIEGCSAPKYGTHNLHSGGVEVFVGEDAHVQYSTVQNWSKNTFNLNTKRAICEENGTMEWVSGSMGSKVTMLYPCTILKGRGSTDTHITIALAGEGQDIDTGAKVYHNAPETSSTIESKSIAKDGGRTNYRGLVHIADGAENSSTAVECDALMFDNESTSDTMPYMEIEESKVDVAHEATVGKIGDEDIFYLQSRGLDDDDAKKMIVAGFIEPITEELPIEYAVELNRLIELEMEGSLG; via the coding sequence ATGAGTTCCGATCAAGACCACCTAAAAGAGACAGACACTGAGGCCCGGTTCGAGTTCAAGAAAGAGGAGAACTCCGCGGTCAGATCCGGCAAAGGCCTGACTGAAGAGGTCATCCGCATGATCTCCGAGGACAAGGACGAGCCCGACTGGATGCTCGAGCGACGCCTCCGCGCGCTCGAGCAGTACCAGAACATGCCGATGCCGTCCGGCTGGCCCGGCATGCCCGACCTCTCCGAACTGGACGTCGAGGAGATCATCCCCTACATCCGCCCGGACGTCGACAAGCGCGAAGGCGTCGACGACTGGACGGAGCTGCCCGACGAGATCAAGGATACCTTCGACAAGCTGGGCATTCCCGAGGCCGAGAAGAACGCGCTCTCCGGCGTCGGCGCCCAGTACGAGTCCGAGGTCGTCTACCAGAACATGCAAGAGCAGTGGGAGGAGAAGGGGGTCATCTTCTGTAACATGGACAAGGCCGTCCAGGACCACCCTGAGCTCGTCAAAGAGCACTTCATGACGACCTGCGTGCCGCCGAGCGACAACAAGTTCGCCGCGCTGCACGGCGCCGTCTGGTCGGGCGGCTCGTTCGTCTACGTCCCCGAGGACGTCACCGTCGAGATGCCCGTCCAGGCCTACTTCCGCATGAACTCGGAAGGGATGGGCCAGTTCGAGCACACGCTCATCATCGCCGAAGAAGGGTCCGAGGTCCACTACATCGAGGGCTGTTCGGCCCCGAAGTACGGGACCCACAACCTCCACTCGGGCGGCGTCGAGGTCTTCGTGGGCGAAGACGCCCACGTCCAGTACTCGACCGTCCAGAACTGGTCGAAGAACACGTTCAACCTGAACACCAAGCGCGCCATCTGCGAGGAGAACGGCACGATGGAGTGGGTCTCGGGCAGTATGGGATCGAAAGTGACCATGCTCTACCCGTGTACGATCCTCAAGGGTCGCGGCTCGACGGACACCCACATTACCATCGCTCTGGCGGGCGAGGGTCAGGACATCGACACCGGTGCGAAGGTCTACCACAACGCGCCCGAGACGAGTTCGACAATCGAGTCCAAGTCGATCGCCAAGGACGGCGGCCGTACCAACTACCGCGGTCTCGTCCACATCGCCGATGGCGCCGAGAACTCGAGCACCGCCGTCGAGTGTGACGCCCTGATGTTCGACAACGAGTCGACCTCGGACACCATGCCGTACATGGAGATCGAGGAGTCGAAGGTCGACGTCGCTCACGAGGCGACCGTCGGCAAGATCGGCGACGAGGACATCTTCTACCTCCAGTCGCGCGGACTGGACGACGACGACGCCAAGAAGATGATCGTCGCCGGCTTCATCGAGCCGATCACGGAGGAACTGCCGATCGAGTACGCGGTCGAACTCAACCGTCTCATCGAACTCGAGATGGAGGGGAGCCTCGGATAA
- a CDS encoding DUF7331 family protein encodes MIEVSTNADDMTDRSEPRSQPEGTATIESYEIEDGVVFYDAENPLAWVETSRTLTLSELA; translated from the coding sequence GTGATCGAAGTGTCCACCAACGCAGACGACATGACGGATCGAAGCGAGCCGCGTAGCCAGCCCGAGGGCACCGCGACGATCGAGTCCTACGAGATCGAGGACGGTGTCGTCTTCTACGACGCCGAGAACCCGCTCGCGTGGGTGGAGACCTCTCGAACCCTCACGCTGTCGGAACTGGCCTGA
- a CDS encoding ABC transporter ATP-binding protein, translating to MARLELSNLHAEVAEGDEKILEGVDLEVESGEIHALMGPNGSGKSTTAKVIAGHPAYEVTEGEVLLHLEDEEFGEDIEIDEDQRTWDLLDLEPNERAALGIFLGFQYPAEIEGVTMTNFLRTALNAKIEEREELFEEEEGEEAEEEDEGFESSPMEGPADEGEVGVAEFQQILQEKMEQLDMDEKFAQRYLNAGFSGGEKKQNEVLQAAILEPSIAVLDEIDSGLDIDRLQDVSEGINALRDEQGTGILQITHYQRILDYVEPDHVHVMLDGQIAKSGGPELAEKLEDKGYDWVREDVYGTA from the coding sequence ATGGCACGTCTCGAACTATCCAACCTGCACGCGGAAGTGGCGGAGGGCGACGAGAAAATTCTCGAGGGCGTCGATCTCGAGGTCGAGTCCGGCGAGATCCACGCCCTAATGGGCCCCAACGGCTCCGGGAAGTCGACGACCGCGAAGGTCATCGCCGGTCACCCGGCCTACGAGGTCACCGAGGGCGAGGTCCTGCTCCACCTCGAGGACGAGGAGTTCGGCGAGGACATCGAGATCGACGAGGACCAGCGAACCTGGGACCTGCTCGACCTCGAGCCCAACGAGCGCGCCGCGCTCGGTATCTTCCTCGGCTTCCAGTATCCCGCCGAGATCGAGGGCGTCACGATGACGAACTTCCTCCGCACGGCGCTGAACGCCAAGATCGAGGAGCGCGAGGAACTCTTCGAGGAAGAGGAAGGCGAAGAAGCGGAGGAGGAGGACGAAGGCTTCGAGTCCTCGCCGATGGAAGGCCCCGCGGACGAGGGCGAGGTCGGCGTCGCCGAGTTCCAGCAGATCCTCCAGGAGAAGATGGAGCAACTGGACATGGACGAGAAGTTCGCCCAGCGCTACCTCAACGCCGGCTTCTCCGGCGGCGAGAAGAAGCAGAACGAAGTGCTGCAGGCCGCCATCCTCGAGCCCTCGATCGCCGTGCTCGACGAGATCGACTCCGGGCTCGACATCGACCGACTGCAGGACGTCTCGGAGGGCATCAACGCCCTGCGCGACGAGCAGGGCACCGGCATCCTTCAGATCACCCACTACCAGCGCATCCTCGACTACGTCGAGCCCGATCACGTCCACGTGATGCTCGACGGCCAGATCGCAAAGAGCGGCGGTCCCGAGCTCGCCGAGAAGCTCGAGGACAAGGGGTACGACTGGGTCCGCGAAGACGTCTACGGCACCGCGTAA
- a CDS encoding phospholipase D-like domain-containing protein, whose protein sequence is MEHRRAVLVALVSVGLTAGALLGFGIVAVDTATSDGHPGDVTSRGDAALSRADANGDGTSPACPIGAMESPPSSDGLTDSNGRVPNADADNRPANATGTAPRIVELYPNPTIRDNVGEYLVLEVSPETRLENWTLTDGHTTAGLPNETVSGRVAASTAPNVTDGLTEYPVVELEGTLRLAVDGDTLELRNETTTVDAVAYDRAPTAERWYRSDGETTDSTPGNPAAGDWHPRGATCLPVSTATVTNATAFVLPDSPAVPLETLRDADDRLLLAGYTFTSEAVADELVAAADRGVDVAVLLEASPVGGTPAATEDVLETLTDGGVDVRVIGGADSRYRYHHPKYAVADDRVLVTTENWKPSGVGGESSRGWGVRLESESLAADLATVFDADFEGHDTTSGAAYRRNTTFADDGPVFSAPDPEFPTTHGPSTVPVESAELLLAPDNAERRLGSLLESADDEILVLQPSIADDVSLLEATLEAARRGVDVRILLGSAEYNADENAALARDLERLADDESIPLEVELVEETDTFEKIHAKGVVIDREVAVVGSANWNDNSFRNNREVVLALHGEEIAGYYADVFEADWQGDNGRSRLTVGVALAVIAALALAALVGRRYVRFGDPH, encoded by the coding sequence ATGGAGCATCGGCGTGCGGTCCTCGTCGCGCTCGTGAGCGTCGGCCTCACCGCCGGCGCCCTGCTAGGGTTCGGAATCGTTGCCGTCGATACCGCGACGAGCGACGGTCATCCCGGGGACGTGACGTCTCGAGGTGACGCAGCGCTCTCTCGAGCCGACGCTAACGGCGACGGGACCAGCCCCGCGTGTCCGATCGGTGCGATGGAATCACCGCCCTCGTCGGACGGCCTAACCGACAGCAACGGGAGGGTCCCGAACGCCGACGCCGATAACCGACCGGCGAACGCGACCGGTACCGCGCCGCGGATCGTCGAACTCTACCCGAATCCGACGATTCGCGACAACGTCGGCGAGTATCTCGTCCTCGAGGTCTCACCGGAGACCCGACTCGAGAACTGGACGCTCACTGACGGACACACGACCGCCGGACTGCCGAACGAGACCGTCTCCGGCCGCGTCGCTGCGAGCACAGCGCCGAACGTCACCGACGGACTGACCGAGTATCCGGTGGTCGAACTCGAGGGGACGCTTCGACTCGCCGTCGACGGGGACACGCTCGAACTCCGGAACGAGACGACGACCGTCGACGCGGTCGCGTACGATCGAGCGCCGACGGCCGAACGGTGGTACCGCAGCGACGGCGAGACTACCGATTCGACCCCCGGCAACCCCGCAGCCGGTGACTGGCACCCCCGCGGCGCGACCTGCCTTCCGGTCTCGACCGCGACCGTCACGAACGCGACCGCGTTCGTCCTCCCCGACTCGCCCGCGGTCCCCCTCGAGACGCTCCGTGACGCCGACGACCGCCTGCTGCTGGCCGGCTACACGTTTACGTCCGAGGCGGTCGCCGACGAACTCGTCGCCGCCGCCGACCGCGGGGTCGACGTCGCGGTCCTCCTCGAGGCGAGCCCCGTCGGCGGCACGCCCGCGGCGACCGAAGACGTCCTCGAGACGCTCACCGACGGCGGCGTCGACGTTCGCGTTATCGGCGGCGCCGACTCGCGGTACCGCTATCACCACCCCAAGTACGCGGTGGCCGACGACCGCGTGCTGGTCACGACCGAGAACTGGAAGCCGTCGGGCGTCGGCGGCGAGAGCAGCCGCGGCTGGGGTGTGCGCCTCGAGTCCGAGTCCCTCGCGGCCGATCTCGCGACCGTCTTCGACGCGGACTTCGAGGGACACGATACGACTTCAGGGGCGGCCTATCGCAGAAACACCACGTTCGCAGACGACGGCCCGGTCTTTTCCGCGCCCGACCCCGAGTTCCCGACGACTCACGGGCCGTCGACGGTCCCCGTCGAGTCAGCCGAACTCCTGCTCGCACCGGACAACGCCGAACGTCGTCTCGGCTCGTTGCTCGAGAGCGCCGACGACGAGATCCTCGTCCTGCAGCCGTCGATCGCCGACGACGTGTCGTTGCTCGAGGCGACCCTCGAGGCCGCCCGTCGCGGCGTTGACGTCCGTATCCTGCTCGGATCGGCAGAGTACAACGCCGACGAGAACGCGGCACTGGCGCGAGACTTAGAGCGACTCGCCGACGACGAGTCCATTCCGCTCGAGGTCGAACTGGTCGAGGAGACAGACACCTTCGAGAAGATTCACGCCAAGGGCGTCGTGATCGACCGCGAGGTCGCGGTCGTCGGCAGCGCCAACTGGAACGACAACTCGTTTCGGAACAATCGCGAGGTCGTGCTGGCGCTACACGGCGAGGAGATCGCGGGCTACTACGCGGACGTGTTCGAGGCCGACTGGCAAGGAGACAACGGTCGGTCGAGGCTTACCGTGGGTGTCGCGCTCGCCGTTATCGCCGCGCTCGCCCTCGCGGCGCTGGTCGGGCGTCGGTACGTTCGGTTCGGCGATCCACATTGA
- a CDS encoding HEAT repeat domain-containing protein: MSDDEAAEDGADDDQREPVDLEAIREALAAFEDDVEALESDLEAAETEDDLDVVEADIESFREEFEEIEIPDPPETEDEDDEDEEDEITPEEELQERYDEIESDVSDLESDLEDQRGPYGEDVVSEINSASGTITGTRWTEEGNAELIEAVDDFLDDLNELLGTSVTLSNEGEAVPDQLDATLDRAAEAVEDAELDADDDAETIAGLLEATDDLESDIDDATEWTDLEIREQLRREGFYDVLDHVKDFPPEWHALKVHEKRGNVDQILLAYETFDSDYMEEHCLEALERMGPEEAMEPMIQKAGRRDQAAMRILGKIGIADDEVVEALIDYVDSNPNLQRPAFRALGEVGAEDAVEPLAQQLVADEPDVRSWAARALGLIGDTRAIEPLADVLADDEEDRVRASAAWALNQIGTAEALEIVADYGDDRAYLVQAEAEKAATEPAA; this comes from the coding sequence ATGAGCGATGACGAGGCAGCCGAGGACGGAGCGGACGACGATCAGCGAGAGCCGGTCGACCTCGAGGCCATCCGCGAGGCCCTCGCGGCCTTCGAGGACGACGTCGAAGCCCTCGAGAGCGACCTCGAGGCCGCCGAAACCGAGGATGACCTCGACGTCGTCGAGGCCGACATCGAGTCGTTCCGCGAGGAGTTCGAGGAGATCGAGATCCCCGACCCGCCGGAGACCGAGGACGAAGACGACGAGGACGAGGAAGACGAAATAACGCCCGAGGAGGAACTCCAGGAGCGCTACGACGAGATCGAAAGCGACGTCTCGGACCTCGAGTCCGATCTGGAAGACCAGCGCGGTCCCTACGGCGAGGACGTCGTCAGCGAGATCAACAGCGCCAGCGGGACGATCACGGGCACCCGCTGGACCGAAGAGGGTAACGCCGAACTGATCGAAGCCGTCGACGACTTCCTCGACGACCTGAACGAACTGCTCGGCACCTCGGTCACGCTGAGCAACGAGGGCGAGGCGGTCCCCGACCAGCTTGATGCGACTCTCGACCGCGCGGCCGAGGCCGTCGAGGACGCCGAACTCGACGCCGACGACGACGCCGAGACGATCGCCGGCCTGCTCGAGGCCACGGACGACCTCGAGTCCGATATCGACGATGCGACCGAGTGGACCGACCTCGAGATCCGCGAGCAACTGCGCCGCGAGGGGTTCTACGACGTGCTCGACCACGTCAAGGACTTCCCGCCGGAGTGGCACGCGCTGAAGGTCCACGAGAAACGCGGTAACGTCGATCAGATCCTGCTGGCCTACGAGACCTTCGACTCCGACTACATGGAGGAGCACTGCCTCGAGGCATTGGAACGCATGGGCCCCGAGGAGGCCATGGAACCCATGATCCAGAAGGCGGGTCGCCGCGACCAGGCTGCGATGCGCATCCTGGGCAAGATCGGCATCGCCGACGACGAGGTCGTCGAGGCGCTGATCGATTACGTCGACTCGAACCCCAACCTCCAGCGGCCCGCGTTCCGCGCGCTCGGCGAGGTCGGCGCCGAGGACGCCGTCGAGCCGCTCGCCCAGCAGCTGGTCGCCGACGAACCGGACGTCCGCAGCTGGGCCGCCCGCGCGCTCGGCCTGATCGGCGACACCCGCGCCATCGAGCCGCTCGCGGATGTGCTGGCCGACGACGAGGAGGACCGCGTCCGCGCCAGTGCCGCCTGGGCACTCAACCAGATCGGCACCGCCGAGGCCCTCGAGATCGTCGCCGACTACGGCGACGACCGCGCGTATCTCGTCCAGGCCGAGGCCGAGAAGGCCGCAACCGAGCCCGCGGCCTGA